From the Helianthus annuus cultivar XRQ/B chromosome 17, HanXRQr2.0-SUNRISE, whole genome shotgun sequence genome, the window taacggttcggttattgcacacCCCTAGTTTTATATACCACATCGGGTTGTTCTTCATATGTAGGGGGTGCCAATTTCAAAAGTGATTCAGTCGATTGCAATTCTTCTAACGTGACTGGATCGTCCACCATATCTTTCTCTTTTTCAATATCGACATCTGTGCATATATCCTTTCCCTTCTCTTTTAGTTGCTTTTGTGTTGAATCTGCTAGATTTACTGCTTCAATTTCTATTTCACAAATGTCATCATTGTTGTGCCCACCTTCTGCATGCGATTATTAAGTGTTTagtatttatatttaaattttaCAAATACTTTTTTTGTAATAAAAGTGTTTACCTTGCACCAGCGAATCGTTGTGTACGTATAAACCCGATTCTATAGTTTGCATTTTCGCAATAGATGTGTCTGTTATCCCTCCATCATCGGTCTGCAATAGTTTTGCACACAAGAAAGTATCACTGAAATCCCTATCCCTGAAACAAGTCTCTCTATATTTGGAACTGCCCTTTCCATAGCAGCTGGTAAGTAAATTTGTCTATATACACATTTTGGTTTAAAGAAGATCGCCATCTAAATTATTTGTTTGTTTCAGGTGTTTGGGTTCTACTTCAGGAAACAAAGGTCTTGGTCACTGAAGATACGAAGGTGATCATACATAAAGCACATGAGAAGTATGAAAGGGGGTTCTTTGGACACCAAAGAGTCCCTCAAAATGTCATCGAGAAAATGTCTGAAAAAGGCAATATATTGGTATACAAGATGTCTGTGAATGGTGTTACATGTAAAGAAGACATCCGAAAAATTGCTTATGTTGTGAAAAGTCACTGCCTCATTGTAGAGGCAAGTACTAGACCTGATGTCACTTCAGATATTTCAGACGTTGGGGGCCCATGTACACGTATAACATTCCCCTACCCCCAGACAACTTTCAAGGTGCAGATATCACACACGCGGTTGAAGATGCGAAACTCATTATAACCATAAATTTTTTTATGATGGAGGAATAAAGTCTAATGACAGAGAAATGAGTCAAATGTTTTTTTGTTGTTCAACCATCAAGGATTTTTTTGAAAAGGAGGAATACAGTCTAATGATAGAGAAATGAGTCTGCTTTGTTGTTAAGAGAGAAGTATATGGTTTTTTTAGATGCCAACACCTTGTATAGTTTGGATTATCCTTACAACACATTTTTTTACTGAATGGTGATTTAGACATTTGGAGACCACATCTAATCGACTAATTCTTCTCCCCATCTGTCATGACCctcgaccccaccctggacgagagccgcgagcagtcaagtggtaccggtggttattttaaaaacattgcagcggaaatgttcaacaggaccgtgagttaggaaaaatatcatagtttagaaaacaccggattttatttattaaatagatggaaaaaaatcatgttttgaaaggtagctttaatatgggataTACCCGAATACGTAAAACAatgtttaatttaatttaatttatttgataaaataagccacttctttaagcctttcGGTGCCGTCTCACTACTCTTattccaatctattgtaattacctgaaatgcgttttaaaaacatttggtcagcaggaaatactggtgagttcattcattttgtacaaaaacacatttgttataattcacaacATTAAGAGTTTTTATATTTGCCCATATCTTATAATTAGCTGGTtcagttgtcactcgaccatATCTATGACCGTGGACATATCACAAAAATCAAGCTCGCCCATCTAACGTGATAA encodes:
- the LOC110922247 gene encoding uncharacterized protein LOC110922247, with product MQTIESGLYVHNDSLVQEGGHNNDDICEIEIEAVNLADSTQKQLKEKGKDICTDVDIEKEKDMVDDPVTLEELQSTESLLKLAPPTYEEQPDVVYKTRGVQ